Proteins found in one Panthera tigris isolate Pti1 chromosome B3, P.tigris_Pti1_mat1.1, whole genome shotgun sequence genomic segment:
- the SLC51B gene encoding organic solute transporter subunit beta — translation MDHNDGVIQAPAGTVVPQELLEEMLWFFRVEDASPWNYSIFALVGVVTVISIVLLRKSIQANRNQKTLRKNKLETTTLEVQDLAEAGAREDNNLNMLRETLLSEKQNLAQVETELKGRKVPLVLLPDPQESES, via the exons ATGGACCACAATGACGGTGTCATCCAAGCTCCAGCTGGCACCGTGGTGCCTCAGGAACTGCTGGAAGAAATGCTTTGGTTTTTTCGGGTAGAAGATG CATCTCCTTGGAATTATTCCATCTTTGCCCTGGTGGGTGTGGTGACTGTGATAAGCATCGTCCTCCTGAGAAAGAGCATCCAGGCAAACAG AAATCAAAAGACACTGAGgaaaaacaaactggaaacaacaacTCTGGAAGTCCAAGACTTGGCTGAGGCCGGAGCCAGAGAGGACAACAATCTGAACATGCTAAGAGAGACTTTGCtctcagaaaagcaaaatttggCCCAGGTGGAAACTGAGTTAAAAGGGAGAAAGGTGCCACTGGTTCTCCTTCCAGACCCACAAGAATCCGAGAGCTAG